The DNA segment GATGAACCAGGCCCCTCCCCGGCCACCGCTGTCGACGGGCCGGGCGCGCTCGCCCCACTTTTCAGGCAGGAACCAGTCGGGATCCGCTTGCCGCAGGTGTTTGCGGTCGAACAGAATCGCACCGTATCCGCTGCCTTCGCGGAACGGCGTCAGGGATTCCGAGGCGTCAAAACCGACCATCCAGCGAGTCTAACAACACTTGTCCACGATTCCCCAATCGCTCTGCCTGCTCCGCCTGTCCGCACTCGGCGACGTGACCCATGTCGTACCGCTGGTGCGCACCTTGCAGCGGCACTGGCCGCAGACCCGCTTGCACTGGGTGATCGACAAGGGTGGCTTCAAACTGCTCGAGGGGCTGGAGGGCGTGGCCTTCCACACCTACGACAAGAAGACGGGACTGGCCGGCATGCGCGCCCTGCGCGCGGAACTGCCTGCCGAAGGTTTCGATGCGCTGCTGCAGATGCAGGTGGCGCTGCGCGCCAACCTGCTATCGGCGTTCATCCGTGCACGCCGCCGGATCGGCTACGACCGAAGCCGTTCCAAGGACCTGCACGGACTGGTGATCAACGAGCGCATCCCGGACCGTCCGGGCATCCACGTGCTTGATGCGATCGGCAGTTTTTGCGAACCCCTGGGCTTTACGCAGGACGCCGTGACGTGGGATCTCCCGGTTCCAGAAGACGCGCACGCGTGGGCCGCGGCGCAGTGGCCGGCGGACGGCCAGCGCACTCTGATGATCTCGCCTTGCTCCAGCCACGAACGCCGCAACTGGTATGCCGACCGCTACGCCGCGCTTGCCGACCATGCGGCTGCGCAGGACTGGCGCGTGGTGCTGTGCGGCGGTCGCAGCGACCTGGAACGCCGCACGGCCGATGCCATCCTGGCCGCCATGCAGGCACCTGCGCTCGATCTGGTCGGCAAGGACACCCTGAAGCAACTGCCTGCCCTGCTCGCCCGCGCCGACCTGGTGGTGACGCCGGACTCCGGCCCCATGCACATCGCCAATGCGATGGGCAGTGCGGTGCTCGGCCTGCATGCCGCCAGCAATCCGAGGCGCAGCGGCCCCTATTCCACCGTCCGCTACTGCGTGGACCGCTATGACGATGCCGCGCGCAAGTACCGCGGCAAGCCGGCCGTCGAGCTCCCTTGGGGCACCAAGATCGAGCACGACGGCGTGATGGAGCTGATATCCGTGGAAGATGCGGTGGCGGCGTTCGAGCGGCGTCGCGCCGATCTGGACGGCTGACATCATGGACCTGGCCGATCTGCTCGGCGTCCGCTGGCCACTGCTCCAGGCGCCGATGGCGGGCGTACAGGGCAGCCGGCTGGCACTGGCGGTGTGCGAAGCCGGTGGACTCGGTGCCCTGCCTGCGGCCGCGTTGACGCCGGCGGCGCTCGATGCGGAGATCCAGCGACTGCGCTCGGCTACGGATCGCCCCTGGAACCTCAACTTCTTCTGCCACACACCACCCGCATCGGACGCGTCGCGAGAACAGGCATGGCGGCAGCGGCTGCGGCCCGACTACGAGCGGTTCAGCCTGGACGTCGAACGCATCGCGGCGACGCCCGGACGCCGGCCCTTCGATGCCGATGCGCTGGCGCTCGTGCAGGCGCATCGGCCGGCGGTGGTGAGCTTCCATTTCGGCCTGCCCACGGACGACCTGCTCGCCGGAGTCCGCGACGCAGGCTGCCGCGTGCTGGCCACCGCGACCACAACGGACGAGGCGCGCTGGCTGCAGGCGCGCGGGGTCGATGCGGTAATCGCGCAAGGCTGGGAAGCCGGTGGGCATCGTGGTCATTTCCTGTCCGACAACCTGAGCCTGCAGGCAGACCTGTCGGCCCTGTTGCCGCGAATGGTCGCGGCCGTGGACGTACCGGTGATCGCTGCCGGCGGCATTGCGGATGCGCGTGGCGTCGCGGATGCAATGACGCTGGGCGCGGCAGGTGTGCAGATCGGCACGGCCTATCTGCTGTGCCCGGAAGCCGATACCCGCGCAGTGCACCGGCAGGCGCTGCGCGAACCACGCACCACCGCGGTGACCAATGTCTTCACCGGCCGCCCGGCACGCGGCATCGTCAACCGGGCTATGCGGTCCTGGGGCCCCTTGGCGGCCGACGCCCCCGCGTTCCCACTCGCGACGGCTTTCTCCGCACCATTGCGCGAGGCTGCAGAGGCGGAGGGCCTGGACGATTACTCGCTGCTATGGGCCGGCCGGCAGTTCGCGGCGTGCCGCAACGCGCCCGCGGCGGAGATCACCGCGGGATTGATCCAGGGCTTCGGCCCGCGTCAGGACCCGGCGCCCGCCCGGTAGTCCTGGTACGACTTCTCTTCGACGTAGCTCGACCCCAGCGCGAGGTTGATCGCCTTCTTGATCCGGGCGCGCTCGTCGTTCTCGATGTACACGCTGCGCGCCAGCCGGACGAACGCATCGTCGAAGGCCTGCGCCTTCTCCTTCACACGCACCTCGTCCTCGATCTCCCACAAACGCTCGTTGACCGCTTTCAGCTGCGCGCGCAGCTCGACGATGCTGTTCCCTGCCGCAGGGTGCGCCATCCACGCCTGCTCGAGCGCGGTCAGTTCGTCGCGCACATGGGCCAGCTTGGCCGGATCGCTCATGCGTTCGGACTTGATCTGCAGGATGGCGATCTTGTCGAGCAGCTCGCCGAAGGAGACGGGGACAAGGATCTCGGACATGGGTCGGTTCCCGGCAAAGAAGGCCATTCTAGGACGCGCATCCCGCTGCAGCATCCGTGACATGCCCATCGGGGTCGTCACAACGCAAAAAGCCCCCTTTCGGGGGCTTTCGCGAAACTGGCGGAGAGGGAGGGATTCGAACCCTCGATACGCTATTAACGTATGCCTGATTTCGAGTCAGGTACATTCAACCACTCTGCCACCTCTCCGGTGGCCCCGGACGTGTCCGGGGGCGTGAATCATACGTGGCGGGCCGCTTTCGGACAAGCCGAACGACGCCGATCCATGCGTTCGATGGCACGCGAGCGCCTAACGATGAATCCCGACTGCCCTCGCGACACGGTTCGGCTTGCCGGTTGTCCTGTCCGTCCGGATCATTGCGTATGAACGGGTAGGCGAAATCCGTCCCCACAGCGCAGGACACCATGATCGAATTCGGCCACATCTCCCACGTCGGCCTCCGCAGGGAGCTGAACGAGGACACCTATTACGGCGACAGCGAGCTGGGCCTGTGGCTGGTGGCCGACGGGATGGGCGGGCACGCCTGTGGCGAGGTGGCCAGCGCGCTGGCACGCGAAACCATCGTCCGCGAGGTTCGCGACGGCACGCCGCTGGCGCAGGCGATCCGGATCGCCGACGAGGAGATCATCCGCACCTCGCGCCGCCGCAACGACACGCTGCCGATGGGCACCACGGTGGTGGCCGCCCGCATCCAGGGCAACCGCTTCGAAGTGGCCTGGGTCGGCGACAGCCGCGCGTACCTCTGGCGCGAGGGTCAACTGGCCCAACTGAGCCAGGACCACAGTTACGTCCAGGAACTCATCGCCCAGGGCGCACTGACCGCCGAACAGGCCCGCTCGCACCCGCATCGCAACGTCGTGACCCAGGCGCTGGGCGTCACCGACCCGAATCATCTGAACGTGGAAACGATGACGGGCGAGCTGCGCCCCGGCATGCAGCTTCTGCTCTGCAGCGACGGTCTGACCGAGGAAGTCGACGACCGCAGCATCGCCGTCACGCTCAAGCACGACGACTGCAGTGCGCAGGAATGCGTCGACACGCTGATCGCGGCCGCGCTGGATGGCGGTGGCTCGGACAACGTCACCGCGATTCTGGTGCGTTGCCACTGACTCCGATCAGGCGCCGGCCTGCTCCAGTGCCGGCGGATCCCACAGGCACCGTCCTCCCGCCTTCTTCCGCAGTTTCTCCAGCCGGGCTTCATGCGCCGCCAATTCCTCATCGGTAACTGCCACGCGCGGGCGCTGCCCGGTGCTCGAGGTATCGAAGGCAATGACCGCAGCGACGCTGGCACCCGCCGCCGTCTCTTCCGCCCCGCCGAAGCCGATCTCGCTCTGCCCGGCGGTCAGGTTCAGGTAGACGTCGCACAGTAGCTGGGCGTCGAGCAACGCGCCGTGGAGTTGGCGGTGGGTGTTGTCCACACCCAGGCGCTTGCACAACGCATCCAGCGAATTACGCTGACCGGGAAAGCGCTGGCGCGCCATCAGCAACGAATCCTCGACGGTAACGCGATCCGCCAGCCGTCCGTACCGTTCGCCGAGACGCGACAGTTCGTAGTCGAGGAAGCCGACGTCGAAGGCTGCGTTGTGGATCACGAGTTCGGCGCCTTCGATGAAGGCGAGGAACTCATCGGCGATGTCGGCAAATA comes from the Pseudoxanthomonas sp. YR558 genome and includes:
- a CDS encoding glycosyltransferase family 9 protein; protein product: MSTIPQSLCLLRLSALGDVTHVVPLVRTLQRHWPQTRLHWVIDKGGFKLLEGLEGVAFHTYDKKTGLAGMRALRAELPAEGFDALLQMQVALRANLLSAFIRARRRIGYDRSRSKDLHGLVINERIPDRPGIHVLDAIGSFCEPLGFTQDAVTWDLPVPEDAHAWAAAQWPADGQRTLMISPCSSHERRNWYADRYAALADHAAAQDWRVVLCGGRSDLERRTADAILAAMQAPALDLVGKDTLKQLPALLARADLVVTPDSGPMHIANAMGSAVLGLHAASNPRRSGPYSTVRYCVDRYDDAARKYRGKPAVELPWGTKIEHDGVMELISVEDAVAAFERRRADLDG
- a CDS encoding nitronate monooxygenase, yielding MDLADLLGVRWPLLQAPMAGVQGSRLALAVCEAGGLGALPAAALTPAALDAEIQRLRSATDRPWNLNFFCHTPPASDASREQAWRQRLRPDYERFSLDVERIAATPGRRPFDADALALVQAHRPAVVSFHFGLPTDDLLAGVRDAGCRVLATATTTDEARWLQARGVDAVIAQGWEAGGHRGHFLSDNLSLQADLSALLPRMVAAVDVPVIAAGGIADARGVADAMTLGAAGVQIGTAYLLCPEADTRAVHRQALREPRTTAVTNVFTGRPARGIVNRAMRSWGPLAADAPAFPLATAFSAPLREAAEAEGLDDYSLLWAGRQFAACRNAPAAEITAGLIQGFGPRQDPAPAR
- a CDS encoding DUF6165 family protein, which translates into the protein MSEILVPVSFGELLDKIAILQIKSERMSDPAKLAHVRDELTALEQAWMAHPAAGNSIVELRAQLKAVNERLWEIEDEVRVKEKAQAFDDAFVRLARSVYIENDERARIKKAINLALGSSYVEEKSYQDYRAGAGS
- a CDS encoding PP2C family serine/threonine-protein phosphatase; amino-acid sequence: MIEFGHISHVGLRRELNEDTYYGDSELGLWLVADGMGGHACGEVASALARETIVREVRDGTPLAQAIRIADEEIIRTSRRRNDTLPMGTTVVAARIQGNRFEVAWVGDSRAYLWREGQLAQLSQDHSYVQELIAQGALTAEQARSHPHRNVVTQALGVTDPNHLNVETMTGELRPGMQLLLCSDGLTEEVDDRSIAVTLKHDDCSAQECVDTLIAAALDGGGSDNVTAILVRCH
- the dnaQ gene encoding DNA polymerase III subunit epsilon — translated: MRQIILDTETTGLEWKKGNRVVEIGCVELLERRPTGRTYHQYINPQREFEQGAAEVTGLSLEFLSDKPLFADIADEFLAFIEGAELVIHNAAFDVGFLDYELSRLGERYGRLADRVTVEDSLLMARQRFPGQRNSLDALCKRLGVDNTHRQLHGALLDAQLLCDVYLNLTAGQSEIGFGGAEETAAGASVAAVIAFDTSSTGQRPRVAVTDEELAAHEARLEKLRKKAGGRCLWDPPALEQAGA